In one window of Ruminococcus albus AD2013 DNA:
- a CDS encoding cyclic lactone autoinducer peptide encodes MKTMKKPIVKCGTALASLALKVGVSTNKQACIFWYNQPKEPKGISKFRKP; translated from the coding sequence ATGAAAACAATGAAAAAACCAATTGTAAAGTGCGGCACGGCTTTGGCATCACTGGCACTGAAAGTTGGTGTAAGCACCAACAAACAGGCCTGCATATTCTGGTATAATCAGCCAAAAGAACCCAAAGGTATTAGTAAATTCCGCAAACCATAG
- a CDS encoding tyrosine recombinase XerC: protein MKKAYYEDCPDYLADYLTYMQLVKGRGDRTVEAYYIDLRTFLRYLRIVHNEVDTNKTPFEEITIAQVPFEYVRKLRLIDAYDYLKWLAEDRANSLKTRARKTSALKQFYSYLHLKKNLIPSDPLTQLEIPKLPKTLPKYLSLEDAQRLLSSIESDHFERDYCMITLFLNCGMRLSELCGLNLSDFSFESETLRLFGKGQKERIVYINQACISALQAYLPIRLSVQTQEKALFLSNRNTRISRRRTQEIVEESLKKAGLGNLGITTHKLRHTAATLMYQYGNVDTLVIKDILGHESLATTEIYTHLSNENLRQAANANPLAGNKAPKHKRKTDKEDSDE, encoded by the coding sequence ATGAAAAAAGCCTATTATGAAGACTGCCCGGATTATCTGGCGGATTATCTCACATATATGCAGCTTGTAAAGGGCAGAGGTGACAGAACAGTTGAAGCCTACTACATCGACCTGCGAACTTTCCTGCGCTATCTGCGGATCGTTCATAACGAAGTCGATACAAACAAGACCCCGTTTGAGGAGATAACCATAGCACAAGTGCCCTTTGAGTATGTACGTAAACTAAGGCTGATAGATGCCTATGATTACCTGAAATGGCTTGCGGAAGACCGTGCAAATTCCCTGAAGACCCGCGCCCGCAAGACCTCCGCTCTAAAACAGTTCTATTCATACCTGCATCTCAAAAAGAACCTTATCCCCTCCGATCCGCTCACTCAGCTGGAGATACCAAAACTCCCTAAAACTCTCCCGAAATATCTTTCACTGGAGGACGCTCAGCGTCTGCTTTCTTCAATAGAATCCGACCACTTCGAGCGTGACTACTGCATGATAACCCTGTTCCTGAACTGCGGTATGCGTCTTTCTGAACTATGCGGGCTTAATCTCAGCGATTTCAGCTTCGAGAGCGAAACTCTCCGTCTTTTCGGTAAAGGTCAGAAAGAGAGGATAGTCTATATAAATCAGGCTTGTATAAGTGCACTGCAAGCATATCTGCCCATTCGTCTTTCTGTACAGACACAGGAGAAAGCCCTTTTCCTCTCAAACCGAAACACCCGAATATCCCGTCGCCGCACTCAGGAGATAGTTGAAGAATCTCTTAAAAAAGCAGGGCTTGGAAATCTCGGCATTACCACACATAAACTACGCCACACCGCCGCGACACTGATGTATCAGTACGGAAATGTTGATACCCTTGTTATCAAGGATATCCTCGGTCACGAAAGCCTTGCCACCACCGAGATATACACCCACCTCAGCAACGAGAATCTCCGTCAGGCGGCAAATGCCAACCCCCTCGCAGGAAACAAAGCACCAAAACATAAAAGGAAGACCGATAAGGAGGACAGCGATGAGTGA
- a CDS encoding DNA polymerase beta superfamily protein, with the protein MDINTVISAPEYCFLKSDPFLGERIALLTFGGSISYGLNTPESDIDIRGIVLPEPADLLGCGFIVEDKAKQNEHYIYGANGFEQYIDRTTDTTLYVLGKIVALFYKCNPNTIEMLGCKPEHYAMVSEYGKLLLDNREIFLSKLAYGSFAGYARGQFQRLKNAIGKDNGSNVFKSISLADSIERIQRHLEEECKHYKRECLKMFVTDMSGNKITVNGTPVDAYDVGVLFNDTVTEITVDGKPISDEEVQLCFSLNIDMLPANEFSVVTNEITSCVKEFNKHLGHRNHKKDSYHLNKHAMHLLRLYFMAEDILTRGEIITYREKEHDLLMSIKTGEYFNSEQNTLSPEFFDMVNHMDKKLLTAYENSKLPERPDNAKVSRLLSDIHMKYLLSPKP; encoded by the coding sequence ATGGATATAAACACAGTGATTTCCGCACCTGAATACTGCTTTCTTAAAAGCGATCCCTTCCTTGGCGAACGAATAGCACTGCTGACTTTCGGAGGAAGTATATCCTACGGGCTGAATACTCCCGAATCGGATATCGATATTCGCGGCATAGTACTGCCCGAACCTGCTGATCTGCTCGGCTGCGGTTTTATCGTGGAAGATAAAGCGAAGCAGAACGAACACTATATCTACGGTGCGAACGGATTTGAACAGTACATCGACCGAACTACCGATACCACACTTTATGTTCTCGGAAAGATAGTCGCATTGTTCTATAAATGCAATCCAAACACCATCGAAATGCTTGGCTGTAAGCCCGAACATTACGCTATGGTAAGTGAGTACGGTAAACTTCTTCTCGATAACCGCGAGATCTTTCTGAGCAAACTCGCCTACGGTTCATTCGCGGGATACGCCCGAGGTCAGTTCCAGCGGCTTAAAAATGCCATCGGCAAGGATAACGGCTCAAATGTATTCAAAAGCATATCCCTAGCTGATTCCATCGAACGCATACAGCGCCATCTTGAAGAGGAATGCAAACATTATAAGCGTGAGTGCCTGAAAATGTTTGTCACAGACATGAGCGGCAATAAGATAACCGTCAACGGCACTCCTGTTGATGCCTATGATGTGGGTGTGCTTTTCAACGATACCGTCACTGAGATAACCGTAGACGGCAAGCCGATCAGCGATGAAGAAGTGCAGCTGTGCTTTTCACTCAATATTGATATGCTTCCTGCCAATGAATTCAGCGTCGTCACTAATGAGATAACTTCCTGCGTTAAGGAGTTCAATAAGCATCTCGGACACCGTAACCATAAAAAGGATAGCTACCATCTGAACAAACACGCGATGCACCTGTTGAGACTCTATTTTATGGCAGAGGATATCCTTACCCGCGGCGAGATAATAACATACCGTGAAAAGGAACACGACCTTCTCATGAGCATCAAAACAGGGGAGTACTTCAACTCCGAACAGAACACTCTTTCACCTGAGTTTTTCGATATGGTTAATCATATGGATAAAAAACTCCTGACAGCATATGAAAACAGCAAGCTTCCCGAAAGACCGGATAATGCAAAGGTTAGCCGACTTCTTTCCGATATCCACATGAAATATCTTCTATCACCAAAACCGTAA
- a CDS encoding LytR/AlgR family response regulator transcription factor has translation MNIAICDDEKSYVDTLLNDITEIYGENNSFHFRSFNSGEDIISNFSRGEFDIIFMDIEMKELDGLKTAEYIRSIDRNVILAFLTNYDKFVYSGYEVNAFRYILKDQARPIYLKQIKDTIDEYSRKFKYITIYLNDVLQKLMIDDIYYIEVYSREIIIHLADKCHRTTGKLKDYENSFKGMYFAKPDKSHLVNAANIDFVEKDRLLLKNGEHLYISRKHYKEIVDAFVDYTKSRCI, from the coding sequence GTGAATATAGCGATCTGTGATGATGAAAAGTCCTATGTTGATACCCTGCTGAATGACATTACTGAAATATACGGTGAGAACAACAGCTTTCATTTCAGATCATTCAACAGCGGTGAGGATATAATTTCAAATTTTTCGAGAGGTGAATTTGATATTATCTTCATGGACATTGAAATGAAAGAGCTTGACGGTCTTAAAACTGCAGAATATATACGCTCAATCGACCGTAACGTTATACTTGCATTTCTTACGAATTATGACAAGTTCGTATATTCGGGTTATGAGGTGAACGCTTTTCGTTATATACTGAAAGATCAGGCACGTCCGATATATCTTAAACAGATCAAGGACACGATCGACGAGTACAGCAGGAAGTTCAAGTACATAACTATATATCTGAATGATGTTCTGCAGAAGCTTATGATAGATGATATTTACTACATCGAAGTATACTCCCGGGAGATAATAATCCATCTGGCGGATAAATGCCACAGGACAACAGGAAAACTCAAAGACTACGAGAATAGTTTCAAAGGTATGTATTTTGCAAAGCCGGACAAGAGTCATCTTGTGAATGCAGCTAACATTGATTTCGTAGAAAAGGACAGGCTGCTTTTGAAAAACGGTGAGCATCTTTACATAAGCCGCAAGCATTACAAGGAGATCGTTGATGCTTTTGTCGATTACACGAAAAGCAGGTGTATCTGA
- a CDS encoding glycogen debranching protein: MKNSSTYKATDVIAGFECRPGIYTLNGASAMLHAVNFTIHSSKATGCSVVLFRRGNTEPFAIVPIPDSYRIGDTWSIMIYGLDIFEIEYCYRFSGEYAPEKGLLFDEKKNILDPYARAVTGQSVWGKKAPGDGSYHGRITTDKFDWGNFVSHNIPFSDLVIYELHVRGFTNSLTSGVAHPGTFDGVIEKIPYLKKLGVNAIELMPVFEFDELYEERQHDGNLLMNYWGYNTTCFFAPNTSYASKVEYNHEGDELKNLIRTCNENGILVFLDVVFNHTSEGNEDGSVFSFKGIDNSVYYMLAPNGKYVNFSGCGNTMNCNHPIVQQFIIDCLRYWVIEYRVDGFRFDLASILGRSEDGTPMENPPLLKTIAYDPILSGCKLIAEAWDAGGLYQVGSFPSWNRWAEWNGRFRDDLRCFLKGDNGMAWAAIQRITGSADLYPPERCHNASVNFLTCHDGFTMYDLYSYNTKHNEANGWNNTDGDNSVTSWNCGYEGETDDREVMGLRMRMIKNAFATLFFSRGAVMFYAGDEFCNTQFGNNNAYCQDNEVSWLDWSRLKKFREIHDFVRDMIAFRKKHEVIRHATNEGAFGFPDTSIHNTTAWNKNTNDHDHVIGVMFAGKDQKGNDDAVFIGINAYWEECSIELPALPEGYDWNIDFYTFVPYKKGTDFNALIYRNGNKYSLKPRSVIVASAIKKLGLYR, translated from the coding sequence ATGAAAAATTCGTCTACCTACAAAGCTACCGATGTCATCGCAGGATTTGAATGCCGACCTGGTATATATACCCTGAATGGTGCTTCTGCTATGCTCCATGCTGTTAATTTCACTATCCATTCCTCCAAAGCCACAGGCTGCTCCGTAGTACTTTTCAGGCGCGGGAATACTGAACCCTTTGCCATTGTCCCTATTCCCGACAGCTATCGCATAGGTGATACATGGTCTATCATGATCTACGGACTTGATATATTTGAAATAGAATACTGCTATCGTTTTTCGGGTGAATACGCACCTGAAAAAGGTCTGCTTTTCGACGAAAAAAAGAATATCCTCGATCCTTATGCCAGGGCAGTTACAGGACAGAGCGTATGGGGCAAAAAAGCACCCGGCGACGGCAGCTATCACGGCAGGATAACCACTGATAAATTTGACTGGGGAAATTTCGTCAGTCATAATATTCCGTTCAGCGATCTCGTTATCTATGAACTTCATGTCAGGGGCTTCACCAACAGCCTGACTTCGGGTGTAGCACACCCCGGTACTTTTGACGGCGTTATCGAGAAGATACCCTACCTGAAAAAGCTTGGTGTGAACGCTATCGAGCTTATGCCTGTATTTGAGTTCGACGAACTCTACGAGGAACGCCAACATGACGGAAATCTGCTGATGAATTACTGGGGCTATAATACCACCTGCTTTTTCGCTCCGAACACCAGCTATGCCTCAAAGGTCGAGTATAATCATGAGGGCGACGAACTGAAAAATCTTATCCGTACCTGTAACGAAAACGGAATACTTGTTTTTCTTGATGTTGTTTTCAACCATACATCCGAGGGTAACGAGGACGGTTCTGTATTTTCTTTCAAAGGAATTGATAACAGCGTATATTATATGCTTGCACCTAACGGCAAGTACGTAAATTTCAGCGGCTGTGGTAATACCATGAACTGTAATCACCCCATAGTCCAGCAGTTTATTATTGACTGTCTGCGCTACTGGGTAATTGAATACCGTGTTGACGGTTTCCGTTTTGATCTTGCATCTATCCTCGGCAGAAGTGAGGACGGTACTCCCATGGAGAATCCGCCCCTGCTTAAAACCATTGCATACGATCCCATTCTCAGTGGCTGTAAGCTTATAGCAGAGGCATGGGACGCAGGCGGGCTTTATCAGGTGGGAAGCTTTCCATCGTGGAACAGATGGGCAGAATGGAACGGGCGTTTCCGTGATGATCTGCGCTGTTTCCTTAAAGGCGATAACGGTATGGCGTGGGCTGCAATACAGAGGATAACAGGCTCAGCCGACCTCTATCCGCCTGAGCGCTGCCATAACGCTTCTGTCAACTTCCTGACTTGCCACGATGGATTCACAATGTACGACCTCTACTCTTATAATACCAAACATAACGAAGCCAACGGCTGGAACAATACAGACGGTGATAACAGTGTGACCAGCTGGAACTGCGGATATGAGGGTGAAACCGATGACCGCGAGGTAATGGGTCTGCGTATGAGAATGATAAAGAACGCCTTTGCAACTCTGTTTTTCAGCAGGGGAGCAGTCATGTTCTATGCAGGCGATGAATTCTGCAACACCCAGTTCGGAAATAACAATGCCTATTGTCAGGATAACGAAGTATCATGGCTTGACTGGTCAAGGCTGAAAAAATTCCGCGAGATACATGATTTTGTCCGTGATATGATAGCTTTCCGAAAAAAGCATGAGGTAATAAGACACGCCACCAATGAAGGCGCTTTCGGTTTTCCCGATACCAGCATACACAATACCACTGCATGGAACAAAAATACCAACGATCACGACCACGTTATCGGTGTAATGTTCGCCGGCAAGGATCAAAAAGGCAACGATGATGCCGTATTCATCGGCATAAATGCTTACTGGGAGGAATGTTCCATCGAACTCCCCGCACTACCCGAGGGCTATGACTGGAATATTGATTTCTATACCTTTGTTCCCTACAAAAAGGGCACGGATTTCAATGCCCTTATTTATCGGAACGGCAATAAATACAGTTTAAAGCCCAGGAGCGTCATTGTAGCATCTGCCATCAAGAAACTTGGGCTTTACAGGTGA
- a CDS encoding accessory gene regulator ArgB-like protein — protein sequence MISRLAKSTACFFVDNKIIEEEDAEVYSYGMELLLSTVFNFAVAIAIAVITRSFIPCLVNLTAFLTLRVNAGGYHADTHLGCTMTLVSVMLVFIFAEKNISETAMYFSSLLMLMLSNTIIIMLSPVEHHNKPLDDDMKIRLRNKSVLWAGIWTVFCILFAIFDVHYCFYAASGVFTIALAMIAEKIKRKEKIG from the coding sequence ATGATCTCCAGACTAGCAAAAAGTACAGCGTGTTTTTTTGTTGACAACAAAATAATCGAAGAGGAAGATGCTGAAGTTTATTCCTACGGAATGGAACTGCTTTTATCGACAGTGTTCAACTTTGCCGTTGCGATAGCTATTGCAGTTATAACAAGATCTTTTATTCCGTGCCTTGTGAACCTCACAGCCTTTCTGACACTTCGGGTAAATGCAGGAGGATACCACGCAGATACACATCTCGGATGTACAATGACTCTGGTATCGGTGATGCTTGTGTTTATATTTGCCGAGAAGAATATATCCGAAACGGCAATGTATTTTAGTTCGCTGCTTATGCTGATGCTTTCAAACACAATTATCATAATGCTTTCCCCCGTGGAACACCACAACAAACCTCTGGATGACGATATGAAGATCAGACTCAGGAACAAGTCGGTTTTATGGGCAGGGATATGGACGGTGTTCTGCATATTATTTGCTATATTCGATGTGCATTACTGTTTTTACGCTGCATCGGGCGTGTTTACGATCGCACTTGCTATGATCGCGGAGAAAATCAAACGTAAGGAGAAAATTGGATGA
- a CDS encoding pentapeptide repeat-containing protein, whose amino-acid sequence MFTDDISKVRDQDMEIKNAEYERETIASEDISGFEFSEVVFKGCRFIQCDLTKACFYGCKFDKCDLSNCKLGDCYFKDCEFSGCKANGADFGRAVFKQSTLKTSSFAYGLFSESSFESCSITECDMSGALLSRAELKRTAFKDVKLVGAEMFITKMRGADFTKCDISGIVLSRELSELRGVTVTYEQAADLAKLLGLIVK is encoded by the coding sequence ATGTTTACAGATGATATTTCAAAAGTCAGAGATCAGGATATGGAGATCAAAAATGCCGAATATGAACGCGAAACCATAGCTTCCGAGGATATAAGCGGCTTTGAATTTTCCGAGGTCGTATTCAAAGGCTGTCGTTTCATTCAGTGCGATCTGACCAAAGCCTGTTTCTACGGCTGCAAATTTGATAAATGCGATCTTTCAAACTGCAAACTTGGTGATTGCTATTTCAAGGATTGTGAATTCTCGGGCTGTAAGGCTAACGGCGCAGATTTTGGACGTGCTGTATTCAAGCAGTCCACACTGAAAACCAGTTCCTTCGCTTACGGACTTTTTTCCGAATCCTCCTTTGAAAGCTGTTCCATTACCGAATGCGATATGTCGGGGGCGCTGCTTTCCCGCGCCGAATTAAAAAGAACAGCCTTTAAAGATGTAAAGCTTGTCGGCGCCGAAATGTTTATAACAAAAATGCGAGGTGCAGATTTCACAAAGTGTGATATTTCTGGCATTGTCCTTTCACGCGAACTATCCGAACTTCGGGGCGTTACAGTAACTTACGAACAGGCAGCCGACCTTGCAAAGCTCCTTGGTCTGATAGTAAAGTGA
- a CDS encoding sensor histidine kinase, whose translation MSRTELIAELLNNAAESVIIVFFLYKIFKEKYYHGSKGIALMTVISILVFSALSFFTVVPLLNLGATLLILVLTSRIWFNVSMIERLFYSVMFIVIALVSEFLPMTVLYMLDMGTPIDQLSSGRGRYIGMILSKIFMFWISVYIIEYLKNKTRSIPLRNWMAIFLTPFFSIFILYCMFDPNRVSRKDTIIFISSAVGLLAVNLFVFDFFDVYANQLKMALMEQQLKNDEDNYKLIEDKYNEIRTLRHDFKNQIAVANDMFEKGRTREAIKHLNDLQDKLSETSGVCYTGISSVDSIVNLKWQEALKHDIEYVTQITVSDKIELDDLLLCRIFANLLDNSIEGCERYTGDNKFISIRISQINGNLHISISNSSNQVDVDDLRTEKSDLSAHGLGVKSIKKAVEELNGIITFKCECEVFSVDIIIKY comes from the coding sequence ATGAGCAGGACGGAATTGATAGCTGAACTGCTGAACAATGCCGCTGAATCAGTGATAATAGTATTCTTTCTGTACAAAATATTCAAGGAAAAATACTATCACGGTTCTAAGGGAATAGCGCTGATGACTGTGATATCCATATTGGTATTTTCGGCGTTGTCATTCTTTACAGTCGTACCTTTGCTTAATCTTGGTGCAACTCTGCTGATACTTGTCCTTACTTCTCGTATATGGTTCAACGTGAGCATGATAGAGCGATTATTTTACTCGGTGATGTTCATTGTGATAGCTCTTGTATCGGAATTTCTGCCTATGACAGTGCTGTATATGCTTGATATGGGAACTCCGATAGATCAGCTTTCCTCCGGACGCGGGCGGTATATAGGTATGATACTGTCAAAGATATTCATGTTCTGGATATCGGTATATATCATAGAATACCTTAAAAACAAGACCCGTTCGATCCCCCTCAGAAACTGGATGGCCATATTTCTAACGCCTTTTTTCAGCATATTTATACTGTACTGTATGTTCGACCCCAACAGGGTCAGCAGAAAGGACACGATAATTTTTATATCATCGGCGGTAGGATTACTGGCGGTAAACCTCTTTGTGTTCGACTTTTTCGATGTGTATGCAAATCAGCTTAAAATGGCGCTGATGGAACAGCAGCTGAAAAACGATGAAGATAATTACAAGCTTATTGAGGACAAGTACAATGAGATACGAACGCTCAGGCATGATTTTAAAAATCAGATAGCAGTTGCGAACGATATGTTCGAGAAAGGTCGGACAAGAGAGGCTATAAAGCATCTGAACGATCTGCAGGACAAGCTTTCGGAAACAAGCGGAGTATGCTACACAGGGATATCCTCGGTGGATTCCATAGTAAATCTGAAATGGCAGGAAGCTTTGAAACACGATATCGAGTATGTTACTCAGATAACGGTAAGCGACAAGATAGAGCTGGACGATCTTCTGCTTTGCAGGATATTTGCTAATCTTCTGGATAATTCTATAGAGGGATGCGAAAGATACACAGGTGACAACAAGTTTATCAGCATAAGGATAAGCCAGATAAACGGCAACCTGCATATCAGCATCTCAAACTCTTCCAATCAGGTAGATGTGGATGATCTGAGAACAGAAAAAAGCGATCTATCTGCCCACGGCTTAGGGGTAAAAAGCATCAAAAAGGCTGTGGAAGAACTTAACGGGATAATTACTTTCAAATGCGAATGTGAAGTTTTTTCGGTTGATATTATAATAAAGTATTAA
- a CDS encoding acyl-CoA thioesterase has protein sequence MPYPKGDKRVSDSITEITKLIQYRDINGGNRLFGGRLMEWIDEAAGVAAMRHCGGDAVTLMVDSLKFKHGAFINDIVVLIAKVTYVGRTSMEVRVDTYVEDKGSGIRRAINHAYLTCVHVDENGRPKPIEYGIIPEGITEQAEYEGARKRIAIRKQRTAEGF, from the coding sequence ATGCCTTATCCCAAAGGCGATAAACGTGTCTCGGACTCCATCACCGAGATAACCAAGCTTATCCAGTACCGTGATATCAACGGTGGAAACCGTCTTTTCGGCGGAAGACTGATGGAATGGATAGATGAGGCCGCAGGTGTAGCCGCTATGCGCCACTGCGGCGGTGATGCCGTCACTCTTATGGTGGACAGCCTGAAATTCAAGCACGGTGCTTTTATCAATGATATAGTCGTGCTAATAGCAAAGGTGACTTACGTAGGCAGAACTTCAATGGAAGTGCGTGTCGATACCTATGTTGAAGATAAGGGTTCGGGTATACGCAGGGCCATAAATCACGCCTATCTTACCTGCGTTCACGTTGATGAAAACGGTAGACCCAAGCCGATCGAATATGGCATTATCCCTGAGGGAATAACCGAACAGGCAGAATACGAGGGCGCAAGAAAACGCATCGCTATCCGCAAGCAAAGAACTGCCGAGGGCTTCTGA